Below is a window of Hydrogenobacter sp. DNA.
CAGGAGCAAAAACAGAAGCTGGGATTTTTAAGTTTAATAGACCTTATAAAGCTAAAACTTTACAAAGTGGATCTTGAGAGTGCAATACAACAAGCGCAAGCTAACTACAAAAAGGATATGAAGGATCTAAGCTTCTACTTAGGCGGGAATTACGAACCCGCACAAGTGCAAGAAGTTACTGAAGATATAAGTCTTGAAAGCCTAATTGAACAAGCCCTTGAAAACAGGGAAAGTTTAAAGTCCCTAAGGGAACAGCTAAGGTCAGTGGATTATCAGATAAAGCTCTTGAGGGCTTACTCAATACCTGACATATCAGTGGGGGTTGAGTACGACGCCTTTGGTGTAAAGTATAAGCCTGGTATAGGCGTTGGGCTTTCCATGAATCTTCCTGTCTTTGACCGCAGGCAGGGAGACCTTCTTACCGCACTGAATACAAAGGAGCAGACACTCATAGCTATAAAAAGAGAGGAGGAAAGCATAAAAAAGGAAGTGTCCCAGGCTTTTTACGACTATGAGGCAAGCAGAAAGGTCTATAGCTCCTATTTAGAAAAGAAGAAGCTACTTGATGAGCTATTAGATAGGACAAAGAAAGCTTACATTTTGGGAGGCATATCTACGCTGGACTTTTTGGATACTTTACGCACTTACAGAGCCTTTATCAACGCCTTCTTACAGGCAAAATATCAATACCTTCAAAACTATCACAGGCTAAGGCTTTTGGCGGGAGGTAAATATGAGGATTAGAAGGCTTCTTATATCCTTTCTGCTTCTTGCTTCTTGTAGTGGAGAAAAGGCACTTAAAGAAGAACCCAAACAGCAGGCAAAGAGGGAGACAATAGAGGTGGTCTTTGAAAAGGTGCCAGAATTTGTAGAGGCTACTGGATATGTCCAGCCAGACAAGGAAGGCACAGTAAAGATAACCTCACGGCTTGCGGGTGTAGTTCAAAGTATAAAGGTTCAGGTAGGTGATGCTGTAAAAAGAGGTCAAGTTTTAGCAACGGTAAAAGCTCCAGACATAACAGATCTCTATTCACAAAAGCTGTCCTTATCTGCCCAGCTTGTGCAGGCAGAGAGGCTATACAGATTAAAAAAAGAGCTTTATGAAGTAGGAGCCATATCAAAAAGTGAGCTTATGGACGCTGAGACAAACTACAAAATTATAAAGGCTCAGCTTGAAGGCATACAAAAGAAGTTAGAGCTTCTTGGAGGCAGTCTTGGAACAATTACCATCACATCGCCTGTTGATGGAGTGGTCTATCAAATAAGCGCTCATGTGGGCGATGCGGTTGACCAATCAACAGAGATACTCAGTATAGCCGACCCAAAGAAAGTTATGGTGGTAGCACTGCTCCCAGATAAGGACGCTCTTAGGGTAAAAAGGGAAGATAGGGCAGAGTTTTTCATAAGCACTTATCCTGAAAAAAGGTTTAGCGGAACAATAAAATATGTAAGCGATGTGGTAGACCCGGATACTCGTACAGTAAAGGTCTTTATAGAGCCTTTTGAGAAGGAACCCTTTAAGATAAACATGTTCTTTAACATAAAAATAATCATAGGGCAAGAGACCTATGCGGTTGTGCCTAAAAGTGCTATCCTCTACCAGGATGGTAAGTTTTATGTCTATGTATTAAAGGATGACAAGCCTGTAAAGGAAGAAGTGAACTTTATCAAGGAGCTTGAAGACGGAAGAGTTGCTCTTTTTGGGCTTGAGAAGGGACAGAAAGTACTTCTAAATCCCATTAGGGAGGTCTCTCCTTGAGGAGGTTCGTCAGTTTCGTAACAGACAATGCCTTGCTGTTTTTCCTTTTCGGGCTTGTTGTCACCATTGCATGCAGTCTTTTTATAAAGGACCTCAATGTGGAAGCCTTCCCTGACCCATCGCCACCCGTCATAGAAATAGTAAGCCTATACCCCGGAAGGTCCGCGGAAGAAGTGGAAAGGCAGATAACTGTACCTTTAGAGATAGCTCTGGCAGGTATGAGGGGGCTTCATCGTATAAACTCCATTTCCCTGTATGGTCTTTCTGACATAAAATGCACCTTCTCCTACGATATCTCATACCGCGAAGCAAGGCAGGAAGTTATAAACAGATTATCTACTGTAAGCCTTTCAGATGGAGTTACCCCTCAGATAATACCCAACCCTATAGGCGAGGTTATGCGTTATGTCTTGGTAGGAAGCAGGAACCTTATGGAGCTTAGGACTCTTCAGGACTGGGTCGTAGCAAGATACCTAAAAACTGCCGAAGGTGTGGAGGATGTTGCCAGCTACGGTGGTTTTATAAAAGCTTATTTAGTGGAGGTAAAGCCAGAAAACTTAATAAAGTATAAGGTCTCGCTCTCGGATGTGGCGCAAGCTCTGTCAAACTCCAACATAAACGTGGGTGGAAGGGCAATAGACTTTGGATCTCAGTACTTTCTCATAAGGGGTGTGGGTCTTATAAGGGATTTAAAAGATATTGAAAATGTGGTGGTGGCCTATAGAAACAACGCGCCCATATTAGTAAAGGACATAGCCGAGGTAAAACTTGGCAACATTCCAAGAACGGGTATAGTAGGTCTGAACGACAAGAATGATGTGGTGATGGGTGTAGTGATACTACGCAGAGATGCAAAAAGCATACCTTCTATAAAGTCCATACAGGAAAAGATAAAAGATCTAAACGACCACATATTACCAAAAGATGTAAAAGTTGTACCTTTCTATGAAAGGGCTAAACTCATAGATACGGTCATTCACAAAGTTTCTGAAATAGCCTTTGTGGGCATAGTTCTGGTATTTAGCTCCATACTGGTGTTTTTGGGAAGCCTCAGAACAGCTTTCCTTGTAGCTCTTACAGTACCAATGTCCTTGGTGATAGCACTGGGTATAATGGCTCTGCGCGGAGAGTCCGCCAACTTTCTTTCTATAGCGGCTATAGACTTCGGTATAATTGCGGATATTCCTCTTCTCTTTGTGGAAAACTATCTTTGGAACACGAAAAGCTACGGTGTAGGAAGGCGCTCAATAATTCAATCGGTGCAGGATACAGGAAGACTGCTTATCCTGTCCGTACTTTTGATAGGCATATCCTTCATACCAGTATTTCTTATGGAAGGTGCAGAAAAGCGTATCTTTGCCCCTATGGTAAAAACATACCTTTACGCCATAAGCGCTTCCGTGGCTATAACCTTTACTTTTTTGGTGTCCGCCCTTGTTCTCCTTGTGCGCTCCGGAGAAAAGGAGACCCTTTTGGTGAAATTCTTTGAAAGTCTATACGAAAAGGTGTTGGAGCGATTGATAAAGCTAAAAGGTATGTGGTTATTAATAACCCTGTCACTAATGAGCTTTCTCAGTTTGTTCTTCATCCAGCGCTTGGGTCTTGAGTTCATTCCAAAGATGGACGAAGGCAACATATACATGCGCATCATCTTTCCATACTCCATATCCCTGTCAGAAACCTATCAAAACGCCAAAAAGGTCAGAGATATACTACTTAGCTTCCCAGAGATAAAGACGGTGGAGTTTCAGGTAGGAAGACCAGAAGACGGCACAGACCCCACGGGACCCTTCAACTCTGAATACTTCATAGACTTAAGACCTTACTCAGAATGGAAGCGTTTCAAAAGTAAAGAAGAGCTTGAGGAAGTAATAAGGGATAAGATAAGGAGCTTATTCCCAAAGGCTGACATAAATATATCGCAGTATATACAGGATAACCTTGAGGAAGTCCTCACAGGCGTAAAGGGAGAAAACGCGGTTAAAATCTTTGGAGATGACCTCTATAAACTGGACAATCTTGCAAACCAAATAAAGGAAAGGATAAGCAAGGTAAAAGGTATTGAAGATGTAGGTATATTTAGAGAGATAGGACAGCCTAACCTCGTAATAGAGGCTGACAGAGAAAAGCTCTCTGCTTACGGACTTAGCGTACAACAGCTTATGGATACTGTGTCTGCCGCATTGGGAGGCAAGGAAGCAACTCAGGTAATAGAAGGTGAGAAAAGGTTTTCCCTGCTGGTTATAC
It encodes the following:
- a CDS encoding TolC family protein, coding for QEQKQKLGFLSLIDLIKLKLYKVDLESAIQQAQANYKKDMKDLSFYLGGNYEPAQVQEVTEDISLESLIEQALENRESLKSLREQLRSVDYQIKLLRAYSIPDISVGVEYDAFGVKYKPGIGVGLSMNLPVFDRRQGDLLTALNTKEQTLIAIKREEESIKKEVSQAFYDYEASRKVYSSYLEKKKLLDELLDRTKKAYILGGISTLDFLDTLRTYRAFINAFLQAKYQYLQNYHRLRLLAGGKYED
- a CDS encoding efflux RND transporter periplasmic adaptor subunit, whose protein sequence is MRIRRLLISFLLLASCSGEKALKEEPKQQAKRETIEVVFEKVPEFVEATGYVQPDKEGTVKITSRLAGVVQSIKVQVGDAVKRGQVLATVKAPDITDLYSQKLSLSAQLVQAERLYRLKKELYEVGAISKSELMDAETNYKIIKAQLEGIQKKLELLGGSLGTITITSPVDGVVYQISAHVGDAVDQSTEILSIADPKKVMVVALLPDKDALRVKREDRAEFFISTYPEKRFSGTIKYVSDVVDPDTRTVKVFIEPFEKEPFKINMFFNIKIIIGQETYAVVPKSAILYQDGKFYVYVLKDDKPVKEEVNFIKELEDGRVALFGLEKGQKVLLNPIREVSP
- a CDS encoding CusA/CzcA family heavy metal efflux RND transporter, which gives rise to MRRFVSFVTDNALLFFLFGLVVTIACSLFIKDLNVEAFPDPSPPVIEIVSLYPGRSAEEVERQITVPLEIALAGMRGLHRINSISLYGLSDIKCTFSYDISYREARQEVINRLSTVSLSDGVTPQIIPNPIGEVMRYVLVGSRNLMELRTLQDWVVARYLKTAEGVEDVASYGGFIKAYLVEVKPENLIKYKVSLSDVAQALSNSNINVGGRAIDFGSQYFLIRGVGLIRDLKDIENVVVAYRNNAPILVKDIAEVKLGNIPRTGIVGLNDKNDVVMGVVILRRDAKSIPSIKSIQEKIKDLNDHILPKDVKVVPFYERAKLIDTVIHKVSEIAFVGIVLVFSSILVFLGSLRTAFLVALTVPMSLVIALGIMALRGESANFLSIAAIDFGIIADIPLLFVENYLWNTKSYGVGRRSIIQSVQDTGRLLILSVLLIGISFIPVFLMEGAEKRIFAPMVKTYLYAISASVAITFTFLVSALVLLVRSGEKETLLVKFFESLYEKVLERLIKLKGMWLLITLSLMSFLSLFFIQRLGLEFIPKMDEGNIYMRIIFPYSISLSETYQNAKKVRDILLSFPEIKTVEFQVGRPEDGTDPTGPFNSEYFIDLRPYSEWKRFKSKEELEEVIRDKIRSLFPKADINISQYIQDNLEEVLTGVKGENAVKIFGDDLYKLDNLANQIKERISKVKGIEDVGIFREIGQPNLVIEADREKLSAYGLSVQQLMDTVSAALGGKEATQVIEGEKRFSLLVILPEELRQNPSKIGDIPIILPNGSYVKLSSVANIHFSTGASFIYRENYKRYIPVKFSVVSKDLAGTVKKAQESVKDIKLPEGYFLEWSGQFKSLVEALRRFTFSGLLALSLLSVFLYIINRSVRNTLIAMSGLLFSIFGGTLSLLVSGFPLSLSAIVGFVSILGIAILNISFMMNTYKKHILAGVPKEESIKRSAKEKFRAVLLSSFTASMGLLPTALSKGVGSQIQKPLAVVVVGGMLITGSLILLVVPSLLRYVYVEER